A single region of the Oleispira antarctica RB-8 genome encodes:
- the phoU gene encoding Phosphate transport system regulatory protein, which translates to MDMNFNQHISQQFNADLEAIRNQMLAMGGLVQRQVADAIDAICTGDTSSADKIIQREDDVDAMEVNIDQECTHILVRRQPAASDLRMVLAVSRVVRDLERMGDEAAKIAIHALEVANGNQAGSKMCNQSIRHMGSAVVKMTSDALDAFARHDIEGAIEVVRSDKMVDEQYASAIRELSTYMMEDPRSIGQAINILWILRAIERIGDHARNISEQVIYLVSGTDVRHSSISEMEEQAQRDV; encoded by the coding sequence ATGGACATGAATTTCAATCAGCACATTTCACAACAATTTAATGCTGACTTAGAAGCCATTCGCAATCAAATGTTAGCGATGGGTGGCCTAGTACAGCGTCAAGTTGCGGATGCTATTGACGCGATTTGTACAGGCGATACCAGCTCGGCTGATAAAATAATTCAGCGTGAAGATGACGTTGATGCCATGGAAGTCAACATCGACCAAGAATGTACCCATATTCTTGTTCGTCGCCAGCCAGCAGCCTCTGATTTGCGTATGGTATTAGCCGTTTCTCGCGTTGTTCGTGACTTAGAACGTATGGGCGATGAAGCAGCCAAGATTGCTATTCACGCGCTTGAAGTCGCTAATGGCAACCAAGCGGGTTCAAAAATGTGTAACCAATCAATCCGTCACATGGGCTCAGCAGTCGTGAAAATGACATCGGATGCTTTAGACGCTTTTGCTCGCCACGACATTGAAGGCGCAATTGAAGTCGTACGTAGCGACAAAATGGTCGATGAGCAATATGCCTCAGCTATTCGTGAACTCAGCACTTATATGATGGAAGACCCTCGCTCTATTGGCCAGGCGATTAACATTTTATGGATATTACGCGCAATTGAACGTATTGGTGATCATGCACGCAATATCAGTGAGCAAGTGATTTACCTAGTGAGTGGCACTGATGTTCGCCATAGTTCAATATCAGAGATGGAAGAGCAGGCTCAAAGAGACGTTTAA
- the pstB gene encoding Phosphate import ATP-binding protein, with the protein MQLIENHITTGIPLSPKAKLSARNVDVFYGDKQAIFDVSLDIGVNEVIALIGPSGCGKSTFLRTLNRMNDTIDICKITGEILLDNENIYDPKVDTVPLRARVGMVFQKPNPFPKSIYDNVAYGPRIHGLAQGRVELDEIVEKSLKRAGLWNEVKDRLHAPGTGLSGGQQQRLCIARTIAVDPEVILMDEPCSALDPIATAKIEELIDELREKYTIAIVTHSMQQAARVSQRTAYFHLGQLVEVNPTNQVFTTPQHELTEAYITGRFG; encoded by the coding sequence ATGCAACTTATTGAAAACCACATAACGACAGGCATTCCACTCAGTCCGAAAGCTAAACTTTCAGCACGTAATGTGGATGTTTTTTACGGTGACAAGCAAGCGATCTTTGACGTTAGCTTAGATATAGGTGTCAACGAAGTCATCGCCTTAATCGGTCCTTCCGGTTGTGGTAAGTCAACTTTTTTACGCACCTTAAATCGTATGAACGATACCATTGATATTTGTAAAATTACGGGCGAAATTTTGCTCGATAATGAAAACATCTATGACCCAAAGGTTGATACCGTTCCATTGCGTGCACGAGTAGGGATGGTATTTCAAAAACCCAATCCATTCCCTAAGTCGATCTACGACAATGTTGCTTATGGCCCACGTATTCACGGCTTGGCTCAAGGCCGTGTAGAGCTTGATGAGATAGTAGAAAAAAGCTTAAAACGTGCAGGTTTGTGGAACGAAGTTAAAGATCGTTTACATGCTCCTGGTACCGGTCTTTCGGGTGGTCAGCAACAGCGCCTTTGTATTGCACGTACGATTGCGGTTGATCCTGAAGTGATTTTAATGGATGAACCTTGCTCTGCTTTGGATCCGATTGCGACCGCAAAAATTGAAGAGCTGATCGATGAGTTACGAGAAAAATACACCATTGCCATCGTAACCCACTCAATGCAGCAAGCTGCTCGTGTTTCACAGCGCACCGCTTACTTTCACTTAGGTCAATTGGTCGAAGTGAACCCAACTAATCAAGTTTTCACAACCCCACAGCACGAGTTGACTGAAGCTTATATTACTGGCCGTTTCGGGTAG
- the pstA gene encoding Phosphate ABC transporter permease protein, with product MTTTTLTTREKVEKSLARRRAAETRFRLYGMASVFFGMLCLVVLFTDIASKGVSVFQQTSLTTDILLDSRYLNLNKGSKVEEVRFANFEGLIKRHFAKSLQPKSRSEKRELFKLISPGAAWQLQELLLANPDALDTTISIELLMDDDVDQWFKHDRDLTKDEINNRLSEQQLTWLNQWIAEERLDSHFNTLFFTNGDSREPELAGIHGAIKGTLLTLMVTLLLSFPIGVAAAIYLEEFAPRNRMTEIVEININNLAAVPSIIFGLLGMAIFINIFGVSRSTPLLGGLVLTLMTLPTIIISARAAIKAVPPSIREAAYGLGASKNQVVFHHVLPLAMPGMLTGTILGMAQALGETAPLLMIGMVAFVVDVPGFINDPSTVLPVQIFLWSDSPERAFLERTSGAILVLLSFLILMNATAVILRRRLERRW from the coding sequence ATGACTACGACAACCTTAACAACCCGTGAAAAGGTTGAAAAAAGTTTAGCGCGCCGCCGTGCTGCAGAAACGCGTTTCCGTTTATACGGCATGGCCTCTGTTTTCTTCGGTATGTTATGTCTCGTCGTGTTATTTACCGATATTGCGAGCAAAGGCGTATCAGTATTTCAACAGACGAGTTTAACGACTGATATTTTATTAGACAGTCGCTACTTAAATCTTAATAAAGGCAGCAAGGTTGAAGAAGTGCGCTTTGCTAACTTCGAAGGTCTAATCAAACGTCACTTTGCAAAAAGTTTGCAGCCTAAAAGCCGCAGCGAAAAACGTGAACTGTTTAAACTGATCAGCCCTGGCGCTGCTTGGCAATTACAGGAACTTCTTTTAGCGAACCCTGATGCGCTTGATACAACGATTAGCATTGAGCTATTGATGGACGACGATGTCGATCAATGGTTTAAACACGACCGCGATCTCACAAAAGATGAAATAAATAATCGCCTTTCAGAGCAGCAATTAACGTGGCTAAACCAATGGATTGCAGAAGAAAGATTAGATAGCCACTTTAATACTTTATTTTTTACCAATGGCGATTCTCGCGAACCAGAGCTTGCCGGCATTCACGGCGCTATTAAAGGGACGCTGTTAACCTTGATGGTAACACTCCTTTTATCCTTCCCGATTGGTGTTGCCGCGGCGATTTATTTAGAAGAATTCGCACCGCGTAACCGCATGACCGAAATCGTAGAGATTAATATTAATAACTTGGCTGCAGTACCTTCGATCATCTTTGGTTTATTGGGTATGGCTATCTTCATTAATATCTTTGGGGTCTCACGCTCCACACCTTTGCTGGGCGGTTTGGTATTAACGTTGATGACATTACCTACTATTATTATTTCAGCACGAGCAGCGATTAAAGCCGTTCCTCCTTCTATCAGAGAAGCGGCGTATGGTTTGGGCGCATCGAAAAACCAAGTGGTTTTCCATCACGTATTACCACTTGCCATGCCCGGCATGCTTACCGGTACTATATTAGGGATGGCACAAGCACTCGGTGAAACCGCTCCGTTATTAATGATTGGTATGGTGGCCTTTGTGGTTGATGTGCCTGGATTTATTAATGATCCCTCTACGGTTTTACCAGTACAGATTTTCTTATGGTCAGATAGCCCAGAACGCGCTTTCTTAGAACGCACCTCCGGCGCCATCTTAGTTTTATTATCATTTTTAATATTGATGAATGCTACAGCCGTTATTTTACGTCGTCGCTTAGAGCGCCGCTGGTAG
- a CDS encoding Putative porin, Gram-negative type. → MKKTILSLAIAATLPAFANAEKVEIEMPEFYGKINVSVQNTQEGDTSVSEVASNASRLGVEGKINLKHGLQGVYQAEYETQVDDGDKGGQTFSQRNIFAGIKGNFGQVIVGQFDTALKKAQKKIDLFNDLEGDIKSAITDSDNRKKNSVQYNTPKIAGLVATVAHIASESEAINDGTSSSLTYSNKKYFAAIAYDTDVNVDSDVLRIVGQYTIADLTLGGLWEQDNRQGSDNDNEGWVYSAAYKLTSDIKLKAQYGESDIVKDDAKTYSLGADYKLAEDAKAYAFITDEEFGDNSSNEYYGVGLVYSF, encoded by the coding sequence ATGAAGAAGACAATTTTATCACTGGCGATCGCCGCTACATTACCTGCTTTCGCTAACGCTGAAAAAGTAGAAATAGAAATGCCTGAGTTTTACGGCAAGATTAATGTTTCTGTACAGAATACTCAAGAAGGTGATACAAGCGTCTCTGAAGTCGCTTCTAATGCCTCTCGTTTAGGTGTTGAAGGTAAGATTAATCTTAAGCACGGTCTACAAGGTGTTTACCAAGCTGAATATGAAACACAAGTTGATGATGGCGATAAAGGCGGTCAGACGTTCTCTCAACGTAATATTTTTGCGGGTATTAAAGGTAACTTTGGCCAGGTTATCGTTGGCCAATTTGATACTGCACTAAAGAAAGCACAAAAGAAAATTGATCTTTTCAATGACCTTGAAGGCGACATAAAAAGCGCAATTACTGACAGTGACAATCGCAAGAAAAATTCTGTTCAATACAATACACCTAAAATTGCTGGTTTAGTGGCGACCGTTGCTCATATTGCATCTGAAAGTGAAGCGATTAACGATGGTACTTCTAGCTCATTAACTTACTCTAACAAAAAGTATTTTGCCGCGATTGCTTATGATACTGATGTGAATGTGGACTCGGATGTATTACGTATTGTTGGCCAGTACACCATTGCTGATTTAACGCTGGGTGGTTTATGGGAACAAGATAACCGTCAAGGCAGTGACAATGATAACGAAGGTTGGGTTTATTCTGCCGCGTATAAACTAACGTCAGACATTAAATTAAAAGCCCAGTATGGCGAATCTGATATCGTTAAAGACGATGCTAAAACATATAGCCTTGGTGCAGACTATAAGTTAGCTGAAGATGCTAAAGCTTATGCTTTTATTACTGATGAAGAATTTGGCGATAATAGCAGCAATGAATACTATGGCGTTGGTTTAGTTTATAGCTTCTAA